Genomic DNA from Alicyclobacillus fastidiosus:
TTCGTATTACGCTGTATCCCTGACTCTTGCACCATTCATGTTGTCTAAGCATGAGTTCTGACGCTATTCCTTGACCTCGATATGCTGGATACACTCCACCTAGCCAACTGTAGAACCGAGTTTTACGGTCTTGATAACCGATTTTGTATCCAACAACTTGGGCATCATCTAGGGCAACAAGAATAAGGAACTTCGTTCTTAAAGACAGCTCTTCTGCTATGGCAACAGGGTCTTGAGATGGGAAGATGGTACTATGTAATGAACACATACTCTTATACCAATCGGATTGCGTTTCCAAACTCATGAAGGCTTTGTATTCCATCGAAATCCCCCTGGCTACAAACGAGTAATTATACTGAGTATACGGATTTCTTCGACTAAGTTGCTATTGAACTCTTCTGCCCGCAATAAAAATATAGACCCTTCAACAGGAATTATATGCTAAAATCAAAACACCCACGGGAGATGTTTTGTATCAATAAAACTCCTTTTCACGTTCTTGCAAGGGCAGTAATTATTGAGCAGGAGCACATTCTCTTAGCTCATGAGAAAGAGTCTCCCAGTACCTTTTTGCCTGGTGGTCATGTGGAAATAGGAGAAAGCGTCATTACAACTATCGAACGAGAGCTGTTAGAGGAATTAGGTCTTAAATGCATTATTAGTGCGTATTTGGGTGCGTTAGAGCATTCTTGGACTCGTGATGGTCTCCAACAATTTGAAATGAACCACCTGTTTAAGGTAACGCTCATGAGCACAACACCTTTGGTCAATCCAACCTCAAAGGAAGACCATTTGGAGTTTTATTGGGTTCCAATTGATGAGCTTGAAAATCACAATGTTCAACCATATCCGTTATGTGAAATCATAAAAGTCAAAGAC
This window encodes:
- a CDS encoding GNAT family N-acetyltransferase, producing the protein MEYKAFMSLETQSDWYKSMCSLHSTIFPSQDPVAIAEELSLRTKFLILVALDDAQVVGYKIGYQDRKTRFYSWLGGVYPAYRGQGIASELMLRQHEWCKSQGYSVIRTQTKNTWRSMLILNLRHGFDVVGTYTDEKGEPKIILEKRF
- a CDS encoding NUDIX domain-containing protein — its product is MLKSKHPREMFCINKTPFHVLARAVIIEQEHILLAHEKESPSTFLPGGHVEIGESVITTIERELLEELGLKCIISAYLGALEHSWTRDGLQQFEMNHLFKVTLMSTTPLVNPTSKEDHLEFYWVPIDELENHNVQPYPLCEIIKVKDNIHGAWWGSTLL